A part of Variovorax sp. HW608 genomic DNA contains:
- a CDS encoding nuclear transport factor 2 family protein → MATDTDRIAALERRLAELADREAIREGLYRYCRGIDRSDEAALRSAYWPDATDRHGPFQGTATGFIDWAVAKLAEGGRNVHMVGNIAIELRGEVAAVESYFHALQADRTAAVLLCGRYVDRFERRGGEWRVAARVVVYDWMQPLAAEPGSEAERFGVRQPIGARKPDDPWYALLASLPAA, encoded by the coding sequence ATGGCCACTGACACCGATCGCATCGCGGCGCTCGAGCGCCGGCTGGCCGAGCTCGCCGATCGCGAGGCGATCCGCGAGGGCCTCTATCGCTACTGCCGCGGCATCGACCGCAGCGACGAGGCGGCATTGCGCTCGGCCTACTGGCCCGACGCGACCGACCGGCACGGCCCGTTCCAGGGCACGGCCACCGGCTTCATCGACTGGGCCGTGGCGAAGCTCGCGGAGGGCGGGCGCAACGTGCACATGGTGGGCAACATCGCGATCGAGCTGCGCGGCGAGGTGGCCGCGGTCGAGAGCTATTTCCATGCGCTGCAGGCCGACCGCACGGCCGCTGTCCTGCTGTGCGGCCGCTACGTCGACCGCTTCGAGCGGCGCGGCGGCGAATGGCGCGTCGCGGCGCGCGTCGTGGTCTACGACTGGATGCAGCCGCTGGCCGCCGAGCCCGGCAGCGAGGCCGAGCGCTTCGGCGTGCGCCAGCCGATCGGCGCCCGCAAGCCGGACGACCCCTGGTACGCCTTGCTCGCGAGCCTGCCGGCGGCCTGA
- a CDS encoding acetate--CoA ligase family protein translates to MHSLHPLFHPASVALVGASSDPERIGGRPLRFMREGGFEAPIYPVNKSGDAIQGLPSFRSVSEIPHPVDQAVICVPVQGVEAAVQDSIAKGVRAIQIMTAGFAEIDAKGRALQARIAAMCREAGVRLLGPNSLGLLNVPTRFFSTFSTALNGLKPQPGPIALATQSGAFGSATYGMASLRGLGFSKIVATGNEADVDVAECIDYLADDPDTRIICAALESCQDGERLRRALRKAARAGKPVLIMKVGRTEAGAAAASTHTGSLAGNDVVYDTVFAECGAWRPQSIEEMLDIAYAFSVRPALPVNADIGIVTGSGGIGVLMADEAGDRGLALPALPGPGREAALALLPFAVASNPLDMTAQVTSVPQGVSRSVATMLDHTSWGTVFAYLAHVGLSPARFAATQAELVAVAQKHPGRTLVLVMLSTPEVNRALEAEGIVVFEDPSRAVRAVAALAALAQRREMLALPPQAPAAAGATLDLAGIDTEDGAKRVLAAAGLPVLPEQLCTWAAESAEAAQRMGFPVVAKIVSPDITHKTEVGGVILDLQDAEAVRAAHEELIARARRARPLARLEGVLIAPMLRGGVEVILGVHRDPTFGPMVMYGSGGTAVELFKDVAFASAPLSTERARGLLDHVRSTQLLRGWRGAPPCDEAALVAALCRLSEFAAAHAELIESVEINPFVVRQEGAACLDAVITLRAADEAETGRSSHGH, encoded by the coding sequence ATGCATTCCCTGCATCCGCTGTTCCATCCGGCCTCGGTCGCCCTGGTGGGCGCCTCGTCCGACCCCGAGCGCATCGGCGGCAGGCCGCTGCGCTTCATGCGGGAAGGCGGCTTCGAAGCGCCGATCTATCCGGTCAACAAGAGCGGCGACGCCATCCAGGGCCTGCCGTCGTTCAGGAGCGTGAGCGAGATCCCGCACCCGGTGGACCAGGCCGTGATCTGCGTGCCGGTGCAAGGCGTCGAAGCGGCGGTGCAGGACAGCATCGCCAAGGGCGTGCGCGCGATCCAGATCATGACCGCGGGCTTCGCCGAGATCGATGCCAAGGGGCGGGCGCTGCAGGCGCGCATCGCCGCGATGTGCCGCGAGGCCGGCGTGCGCCTGCTCGGGCCCAATTCGCTCGGCCTGCTGAATGTGCCGACGCGCTTCTTCTCGACCTTCTCGACCGCGCTCAATGGCCTGAAGCCGCAGCCCGGCCCGATCGCGCTCGCGACCCAGAGCGGCGCCTTCGGCTCGGCGACCTACGGCATGGCCTCGCTGCGCGGCCTCGGCTTCAGCAAGATCGTCGCCACCGGCAACGAGGCCGACGTCGACGTCGCCGAGTGCATCGACTACCTCGCGGACGACCCCGACACGCGGATCATCTGTGCCGCGCTGGAGTCCTGCCAGGACGGCGAGCGCCTGCGCCGCGCGCTTCGCAAGGCGGCCCGGGCCGGCAAGCCCGTGCTGATCATGAAGGTCGGCCGCACCGAGGCCGGCGCCGCCGCGGCTTCGACCCACACCGGCTCGCTGGCCGGCAACGACGTGGTCTACGACACGGTGTTCGCCGAGTGCGGCGCCTGGCGGCCGCAATCGATCGAGGAGATGCTCGACATCGCCTACGCGTTCTCGGTGCGCCCGGCGCTGCCGGTCAATGCCGACATCGGCATCGTCACCGGCTCCGGCGGCATCGGCGTCCTGATGGCCGACGAGGCCGGGGATCGCGGCCTCGCGCTGCCGGCACTGCCGGGCCCCGGCCGCGAGGCGGCGCTCGCGCTGCTGCCGTTCGCGGTCGCGAGCAACCCGCTCGACATGACGGCGCAGGTCACCTCGGTGCCGCAGGGCGTCTCGCGCTCGGTGGCCACGATGCTCGACCATACGTCGTGGGGCACGGTCTTCGCGTACCTCGCGCACGTCGGCCTCTCGCCGGCGCGCTTCGCTGCGACGCAGGCCGAGCTGGTCGCGGTGGCGCAGAAGCATCCGGGCCGCACGCTGGTGCTCGTGATGCTCTCCACGCCCGAGGTCAACCGGGCGCTCGAAGCCGAAGGCATCGTGGTGTTCGAGGACCCGAGCCGCGCGGTGCGCGCGGTCGCGGCGCTGGCTGCGCTGGCGCAGCGGCGCGAGATGCTGGCACTGCCGCCGCAAGCGCCGGCCGCGGCGGGTGCCACGCTCGATCTGGCGGGCATCGACACCGAGGACGGCGCCAAGCGCGTGCTCGCCGCGGCCGGGCTGCCGGTGCTGCCCGAGCAGCTCTGCACGTGGGCCGCAGAATCGGCCGAGGCCGCGCAGCGCATGGGTTTCCCGGTGGTGGCCAAGATCGTCTCGCCCGACATCACGCACAAGACCGAGGTCGGCGGCGTCATCCTGGACCTGCAGGACGCCGAGGCCGTGCGCGCCGCGCACGAGGAACTGATCGCGCGCGCGCGCCGGGCGCGGCCGCTGGCGCGGCTCGAAGGCGTGCTGATCGCGCCGATGCTGCGCGGCGGCGTCGAGGTGATCCTCGGCGTGCACCGCGATCCGACCTTCGGGCCGATGGTGATGTACGGCAGCGGCGGCACCGCGGTCGAGCTGTTCAAGGACGTGGCTTTCGCATCGGCGCCCCTGTCGACCGAGCGCGCGCGCGGTCTGCTGGACCACGTGCGCTCGACGCAGCTGCTGCGCGGCTGGCGCGGCGCGCCTCCCTGCGACGAAGCCGCACTCGTCGCGGCGCTGTGCCGCCTGTCGGAATTCGCCGCCGCGCATGCCGAGCTGATCGAGAGCGTGGAGATCAACCCCTTCGTGGTGCGGCAGGAGGGCGCCGCCTGCCTCGACGCGGTGATCACGCTGCGCGCGGCGGATGAAGCCGAAACCGGGCGGAGCAGCCATGGCCACTGA